The nucleotide sequence CTGCAgtacaacaaattaaaaaaaaacaaataagaaaatacttcattatttttgttgtttaatgtacataaatgctagtaattaacaatatgtgtatataagatactatcaatttatatatgcattgtattttatttaagcacATTAACTTGTTAAATCTTGGAAAATCTTTCAGGAATGTGCTCATAGATTTCCAGTTCCATTATATGGAAATGAAGGACAAAAACAagataagtttattttgacCTCTCAACCAGAACAACTCAAATGCATATTGACACTTACTGGTGACAGCATCACACATGcagtatgtattataatagtacttcagtactaattatttttatttatttattctcttATTTTCTATCTTTTCATGTGTGGGGTATTAGTTTATTGTAATGATTTACAATTCCTAATGTTATGAAATATAGATGGATTCttgcatttattaaatgtatgtaactgTATATAAATACCAGTTCTAAAAaactaatgaataaaaattgaataatccatattatttaacataaaacagttttttaattatataaaaccacTACAACCAAATTAATGTGGTGAAACTGTATTGGCTAGCaacttatttgtattatacaatttgtttagtattttgattgggatattttatatttagtttcaatatagatatctttttttgtattaggtGCACTACTTAATAGAAGATATAACTATATAGATAGAAAAGATAActactaaataatttcattatttgcaTTACAATGTAGTGTCTTACATAAATCTCCATACATTTCAGAGTATTCAActctttattcaattatacCTATAGACTCACATTGAGtctaaaagtaaaaacataaCTGTATAGTTATGTATAAATTCTATTACTAGATCATGTTGTTTTTAGGATATAAGCTTTAAAGTATTAAGACAGATGCACCTAATGTGTCGGACATCAATTAATCAAGATGGTCCATGGAAGTTGCAGCAGATACAAGATGCAGCAAACCATTTGCAACAAGCTATTGGTTACATTGATAATGTAGATAAACATTATGTGTTTAGGTAATTagaattctattttatttctgcTCTCAAACATCATGTTGTTGATTGTGAACAtacatatttgtgttttaagaCAAGGGGCTAAAATTACTAAATGGCCAACAACAACATCACGATTGTGTGGCTCAAAACAATACATGGTCATAAACTACAATATTATGAGTgttcaatatattttgttaaaaaatcatCATAACAAAAAGACAAAACCAGATAACTTCATTTCAGATCCATAGGTGtcaattataacatatttctttattctaattacttaatttgaaACAGGTCATCGGAAGAAGTGTTGCATATAATTCAGTGTCTGATTGGATCCTTGCAAAGAGCGCGCACAGCTCTTGTGTTACCAAAGAAAAAAGCCATTGATGAGTTAATGAAAAGTCGAAATATGGtgagttattattaatgtaaatagttCATATTGTAGCCCCGTAGCCATTCTAACAGAATATaaggaatatttttcattcctTACTTTGAATTCtcatcttatttatttgtattaaagaaGACTTTATAATGCtgactttatatttttgatagaaaataaaatttagttaattatttttttcattttcatttgtttttgtgtattatataccAGGACTTCATAGAACTGAAGTCATGCTTGATTGTATTTTTCATCTACTGTATACTGACATATATAGTATTTCTTGTATAAGGAAGACATTGAAAATGCTCAAAGAGAACAAGAGATCTCGGCAGCTATTATTTCATCGAAGTTAAACCTGACCGACATGCTATAAATAGCTATTGAGAACATTTGCACAGATTCAATGTCATTTCAAATTTCTTATCAATGTAGCACAAAGTTATAGTATGGAAAAGACGGGCTTAGAGCAAATAGATAGTTTTACGTCGTCGTGACCTTACACTTTGTGTCAAATCCGACACGATTTTGGCACACGAAAGTCATACTTGGTGCTGAGCTTTGTATATGAATATTCTTGATTTCCTATTTCGCTAGCTTATGTTAAAAGCTTTCGCATTCAAAACAAAATCCATCCGTAAATGTGGGTCTAACGACCTTAGATCTAAGACTATAATATAAGAAGGTGGTGAGAAATTGGCTGTGACAAAAATCAATCTAGAATTGTTTAGGAAAAACACCTTTTGTATGGCAATTATAGTTTACAATCAAttaccaaaataattaaaaatattttccgacTAGAGACTTTAAACATCGACTTGGGTGTAATagacttttagaaaaaatgtactattcaataaatgattatttccGTGTGACACTGTACTTgatatacgtttaataatgtatatgataTTGACCAATTCATATGACTAATGCCTGCCGACTGACTAATGACTGCGCGCCtttgtgtgtggcagaatatgtaTAAGAACTAACGATGGTACCATcataccatattcttgcattaaattattattataataagtcgCAGCCCGCTATTAACTTAATAAGCCGTTCAAATAACAGCCTAGGCCCTTAACGAAACAGCGCCGTTTAAATAGCGGCATAAAAGATATTCGCCGTAGCATTTGTAATAGCGTTATTACTGGCTAATGCTTAGGCCATTCGTTCCCACCCACTACACTATCTCACTATATACATTACtcgataaaataatacatgtatgttgttttaaataactttattacatcAATGATCGAGATCAATTGGGGCATTAAATTGAATGATAGCAGACATCATTTGATAATGTACcaaacatatttcaaatatctAAGCATCAAGGATTTATCTTCAACAAAAACAGACAAGCAAATAAGACACTTAGACAATATATGAAGTCAAAACagattagatttaaaaacaaacaacaaaagaTAAGTCAATTCAGTACATAGATAGGTGGAAgacaacataaattaatcattaaacatatgaatactttattttaaagaaaaaagaaattgttacCAAGCACTGCTAAATTATCCTTTCGCTTTCTAAAGTAGCTCACGTCGTCTTTAGTAATTATCcctttgtatattaaaagacGGCGCCGTACTTGAAAGCCTCTTGCGCTATATACAGCGTCACTGACTTTATGTATTCCAGACAGCGCTGTCTCCAAATTTACCTGAGGATCTGGCGATATCTTTCTACATACAATCAAGCAAACTGGTTTTCGTCGCTTATCAGCTGAGTTCAGTTCACGGGACAATGCGCATTGACTCCTGTCAAGCTGACTGCGCCGTGCCTTGGCTTAGCGATGTCCTCTTTATGCTGACTGCAGCGCTCCATATGTGTCAACAACTAAAGGATAAGGTATGATGTATCTAGAAGAATATAAAcacacattaaatttatataactttttttcgACATTGTCGTATTGACTTAGCACTGTAAAAACGAAATGTCTCCCAGTTAAATTTCTACCCAAATCTGCTTTCCTGGTACTTTTTGCATGGTTGGTTAAATTTTTACacagcaaaaatattatatatagtttcgatctatacataattaatttaaataattaataggcTTTATCGGCGTTTTTGAATTGGCAATTTACTAATCCATATTGAGATTAACTATTAAAAGGATAAAATATcatgatatattatgtatatattatacattaagttATCTTATCTATATTGATAACTTAATGTCTCGGTCAGCATATGAGATAGTGGAATTTCCTGGAGATATGATAGTCGTCAAGCGAATTTGTTGATTTTcacttttactttaattttccGAATCACTTGAAAGTTTGTTGACGACACTGAATTTACGTCCTTATTTCATAGTTAAATTGTGTAAGCATGGAGAactaaaaaaacctttttgatTTCAGCTGTGCGTCTTCTCCCAGTACAAAGATTTCACAGTTGGATCAAGATCTGCGTCTAcagtgtttaattaattacttaatagacattatatcaatatttattcagttaaatgcatttattagtataacgaaaatataaaaccattAATGAGAATTATCAATTTGATtatactgaataaataatgatataatttttaacatcaatATTAACTATAATGAACTTAAAAATTTCGATTATACCAAATCCTTCGTAAGTTTTGAAGACCAAGAGCGCAAACTCCGCGATGTCTAAATTTGACGTAAGTCACTTACCGCTATATCTCGATACTGAGGTTAACCTAGTTGTGTTTTCCGAGCATGAGATCATCTTAAATACAATGTAATCGGCAGCTCAAGTCTGAGCAAGTGATCAGCAAGGAAGCATCTGGAGTAGATCCGTTTCCACCGTTTTATGTCCAGCGTCTCCTATGACCGTGTAGTCTTGAGGTCGATGAGTCTTTCAAGTTTCAattgatcggtccatctggttaAGGTGGTTACGAAATTTCGCTCGATGTGAATATTGGTTCGTTGTGAGCATGCTCAACATGCTCAACACCTGAATGCTCGCGTGTGCTCCAACCAATCCACAGTTGCAGTCAAAATGGCGGACGTAGAGGTGGTGGCGACTGACTGGTAATGTAACATTCAAAGGGATTCGTCAAAAATTCGACAGCCGAGTGGGGCGCGCTTGGGCTCTCGGCACTCGTATCGAGTGGTTCGGCTCCATGTACTGACATGCCAAATATTCGACTTGTAACCTGCTCATATTGAGCGAATATTCAATGTCAGTCGCCACCTTTAGTGAACGGccgtgatcttttgccttctgtgttaccaaccactaacagtttctccaagttcttgTCGCTTCTAATCGtctataaatttgttttagttgtGTATACATGAAAAATACCACCATTTTTGAATTGgatgtatttaattgtttgtttggAATTTATAATCGTAGTGAAGGGTTTGGATCTGgacttgtaaatatttaattattaaagccGCGTATCGACTACGCGGTCTTGGAGCGCGCTCCATGAATGACCGCGCCGAGAGAGCGTTCCAAACGATTGAGGTATATCAACTAAGCGCGTGGCAACTGTTACATTATTTGACTTTGATCTTCATCATGTAAGTCAGTTGTATATgagttagattttttaatttttaaagaacttaaaaattaaaaaatttcttattacaaatattttttttttcatcagaaacataatatatacgaaCGAGATATACGTCGCCATTTGGCATCTTTAAGTCTACTTGGCAAATTCTGATATGTATCTTTAATGCCCTTTTGAATTGTTTAAACACGctaatattacgaattttagACGatgattgattaaataattggttTTTGGTACTTAGTTCTTTAAGCGATTTATTACGATACGAAGCAGTTATGGTATTTCACAGTAGTTCTACCATACAGTTGTATAAATGTTCGGCAGAATTGGTTATCCATATTGGGATCgcaacaaacaaatacaacgTGCCCGTATTAATTTGCGCGTCACGACTGACCGACAACCGACACCCGTCGGAAGAGTGTCGGTTTTTTGCCGAGCGCTCCTCGCTCCGGTGCTCCAACGAACACATTCGCGCGGCTGGTACGCGTGCCATTGTTCGCCTTCTTGGATCGCGTAGTCGATACGCGGCTTAAAGGTGACGTTCAGTAtagttaatattgtttaacacatatttattcaattgatACTATTCAAGTCCATTGTTGATATTCTTGTTGACTTTGttgtaatgtttgtaatatactatattaagtataatataccACGTTAATCTTTCGAAGTAAAGAGAGAGCATTCCTAAATATACGCGAGTTAATAAACGGCGATGCTTTTTGCGAATGATTTTTGATATCTCCTAGATTGGTAGCTATCTGGGGTTAACGGAATCCTATACTAAAAGTCATTagacttattaaaaaagtccagacttatatgtaaattatttagcGCCCTTAAAGTCATTCATAAAATCAgccttatttattacagttcGAATAGTTAACGTTATAGAATAGAATTATACGATTAcgttaatagtaaaattacgTTCAGCTGCGAACTGTAAGCGTTTTTAATCCATCGGCACGATAAGTCatttgaatgttaaatatacaaagtatGGAAAATCGATAATTTCGTGTTACACAGAACATAAggctgatttttttatgaaaaagggTAAGTTTTCATGGCTTGTTCCTAAAGgttaataatgttttcattGCTTTAGTTATAGCAGTATTGAACGGATAATAAGCCCTTTGAGGCTTCGTACAAAATGCATAGTCATAGAAATCACAAAATCGTTATAGTTAATTTAGGTCGCTCATAGATCTGAGTATtagttatagattttttattaacttataccAGCGATTGGAGCTTTTTAAATcactattatgtatattatactgTGTTATGCAGAAAAAGATTTAGTGAAAAGCTACTGTCATTTGTCTAAAAATGTTGCTGGTATAacgcttataaatatattcatttcattgttgttattttctaaattagaaAGATATTTACCATTCTCCATACATTAATAGTTAGAATACTGGGTTTGAATAAAACACAACGttattttacgtaaatttGGTCTTGAAAAGTATTAAAACGCGAGGGTTACTTACGTGTACCAGTGTACGTAAGTGAATAAAGAGTCTTTAGGacggaaaattatttaattttcgtaGTGCACAAATCCAATggttgttataatattttacatgcCCTATTAATTTCTGTGTGCTTGGTAATTTGGAATTgaaatttctaatttatagtataaaattagttaagtTGTTCTTTCGCTTCATTAATCATTCGAGCTTATTCGCATATAGTCTATAATTATGTAgtgcatttttaatatacatatgcaACTGTAAAATAAGttcatttacattttcttCGCTGATTTAAAGctgaaactatttttatgcattaatttaataaattgatgcATAAAAATCGGTTCGTTAAGGATATATATACCTTTCGATAGTGCGAAATAACAATCTTATTTTGACAGACGTCAAAATAAGATTGTTATTTcgcacaataaaaaaaaatatatatattcgtaaaaatctttattgttatttctataacatataaagatttttacgaATATATTTGACATTGTTGAAATAGCATAAACAACTATGTCAGACTGCCGAACACATTTTACTGATAactatataagttatttttaaactattatttaaaatcaattgatCACTAGCCCGTTGCGGTGTTAGGTGTAGGTCATTATGTTTCATGTTttgacaataaattaataatttagtattaatgtattatgtaagtactttgtatttataacagtTCTTGTGATCgtgttgtatttattaaataaataaaaacctgtcaacaatgtttttttattagatttcagCTCGAGTTTATATATCGGAACATAGTTAACGTAACTTAAAATCagtctcacataaacaataacaattactcCAAAGAATAATGACAAATATTTAGATACTTTACTGTAACATATCAtgttatgaagttttgtaagtttttgtgagaaataaataaatattattattatagttagttataatacaatacaaatctgaggacgtaaaatattttacaaaactcTAGACGAGATcaaaattagtaaataaataagaattttcCAACTGACTGTTGTGTCTGTATTTTGACTATAGGATAAAGTTAAGTAGTCGGCATAAAGGCCgagatatattttctaaagatTCTAGAATACCTTTCCATGTACTATCCTAAACATCTTCAAGACTTTTTTTTGGATTAGTATCTTGCTATTGGCCTGAAGGACCTTGACCGCTCAGCTTGGTCTATTCTGGCGAGAGTTGACGGAATTTTGCCACGGTTTTGGCTTGCTCGTATAGGGTATTCTCTTTTTTGAGGCAGAATTTTAACAGGAACTTCAACGCTGTTTTCGGAATTTATTTGGAACCCCCGTTTCCGCCAGCCAACCATTCGCCTATTCGCCCCCGCGACTCCACTCTACTCTGCGGTCTGCCTCTGTTGGCAGTTGTCTGAAAATAGTATAGAATTAGTAGTGTTAGACTCTATGGACTTTATTGACAATTGATACTTGTCTGATATTATATGTCTGACACTTTGATATGTCGAGATCAAATGCCAGTTCGGTAAtcggtattatttatttttgtgttttatttttatcagtgcataatgtttttatttattaatgacttAGTTCCgacaatttcaatataaaaaaatcggtaTTGTGGTTGTTTTCgtacttaaaatatctatgaTGGCGTATCGAATACTAGCCTGGTTCAGTTTAATTTCTGTAATTACTATAGCCTTACTAGGGTTTGGTTTGTACTTAGCCCTGCTAacgtttttattatcatttatagcTGGGTAAGTGTAATTGAGAATAAAAACGCTGCTAATTAATGCTCAAATAGTGAATGTTAATGAATTGACCTTTTTCTTGCAGAGTTCTTACAATCTTACATTTGAACTTTGATAGTAGGAAGATATTTTCTTCAGATATAGATTGTTTGGATGATCCTCTTCAGCTAACAAACTATTCTATTCAATCTCCAAAGGTTTgtgaaaattaatgtaaataaaaaattataaaaacctgTCCTATCATAGTGACTAGAatgtgttttatgttaaaatacttgttttaaaaagaggttctaatttatttcagattctgcaattatttcaaaataataaaccatGGCCAAAATTTGATAACAGAATTACAGGAAGTGAGACTGTTGACTCATTTCTTAACGAAATtatcacaataataattaatgactaTGTGACACCATGGTATGAAGTTCTAACTGATGATCAAGAGTTCACAGATCATGCAATTAAACAAACAGTAGTTATAACAAGTGCTAATGTTACAAATaggtatagtatatttttaatatttaaagtggcTTGCAACTGCAAATCAAATTCTATAAATACAACTcacaacatatatatatcacaatattttttctaggATAAAACTTGTTGACTGGATATACTTATTATCAACAAAGTTTCCAGAAGAATTAACAACtcatttaaagttatttaaacaatcaagggtgaaattaaaacatatacaattacTTAGTGCCAAAGAAGTTGCCAATGGGTCTTCAAAATTGAGCCCAAAAAAACAAGATGAAAGAAAATCCCACAGGAGAAACAAAAGTGATACAGATTTGTCCTGGGCCCcaggtatatttattaattgtttctattaaaatttctgatgttgctgtatttttattaatttttagtggAATACTCAGTACTCTATACTTGTTTGGATGATACCTCATTAATTCCTTGCTTTCAAAAGTATAAATTTCTTACATGTTTCAGATTCACATACATTTGGAAAATCAAAATTCTATGGGAGTTCAGAAAACATAGGTAGCactaatttaaaagatatattttttgacttGGAGTGTGCAATGGAGAATAAACTGCTTTGCAGGGACACCTTCTGCTTGGATCCTGAGAAAGAGTAttgtaattcaatataattataattaaataaatataatgtaaattcaaGTATataaagcaggtttttatagGAGAAATGAACCCATATGGATTTaaggataattaaatatttaaaatttaataacttataattaagattttttttgttatgataCACTAGCAAGTGTCCTGTTTTAATGAGCACAAAGATATGAAAATgctatttttgataataactttaatgacAAATGGAGCTGTGTCTAGTGGTTTCAATGTGAGATTGTCATCCCTGGGTTTGTTGGTTCAAACTCCAACAATGCACCAATAGATTTTCTGtgtatatgcgcatttaagtAATAGTCGCTCATGCAGTGAAagcattttgataaaatcGGCACACCTTAGACCCAAATAAATTGGTAGTGTGTGAAAGGCACAGAAGCTTAaaacatacagaaatttgaggctcAAACCTCAGAAAGTGGTACCAACattggtattattatattattgaattaataatgtgAATCTTTATTCATGATTGACAGCAATTTAACTTTTCAGCATTTCTATGTGAAATATCAGAAGCAATACTATATCTGGTGGCCCCAGAAGAAGCCTGGAAATGCCACGCcctaaaactaattatagtAGAGCTGCTTTCATCAATTGTGCTGAAACCTATATTCAACATGTTGAGCGATCCTGACAATATTAACAGAGCGATTATAAGAACTGTAAGTTACTcatttctatacaaaaacCAAGAGAAacatttgtatgaattgacAATTATAACGCAGTTAAatcaatattgttatttctctACTTGATGTATCTCTCGTCTCTGGTGATGTGACTGATTTATTTCTGCAACTACTTAAACCTGAGTCCTGACGAGTCAGGTTTCTTTGCTGAAAGCGGACGGTTAATGCCATATTTCGGAAAAGGGCCTTTCTGTCGGACAAATTCCTGCATGTGCTGATCACAATAAACACGCATATCTTAAAACGTTTGCGTTGTATTCCTATTATGTCCTTCTAACCAATATTAACACAGTAACCAAGACCGGTTATCTATCATATATAATCTGAAATATatcagttatttaattaaatttgcatttatagttgttaaattaatcaaattttcaGTGTTGCCGCGACTCGCTGTTGCCGTCAGAGTTGTTTCTTCTGGTTATAAGGACATGCGCGGACGCAGAAGAACTAGACGCGACGTTGGAATTGGTTCAGAAGGATATACAGAAACTGGTAAAtggtcttttttttttttgaagtgaaacttctttagaatcgttgtgatttcaaaccggatgcaacgaaaaagcgacagtaaaaagagacagaaacattaattcatatgatttaacgtgggagaaaatgagatagataaacttctttcgaatcgtcgtgatttcaaaccggatgcagcggtaaagagagacagaaacatcaattcatcatatgatttaacgtgggagaaaatgagatagcaggcattatacagcctctctttactgccgctttttcatttgatcgaatttcaaactttcgatgttttagtttttcccaaattaaaaatttatattaaacttataaattaaaatttatcattaaaatatactgttttaaaagaacacacacatttagataatggaaaatgattaatttatatatgactagctgacctggcaaacgtcgtcttgccaaactactacctttaactcagcgccatctgttagaattgtatcaaataataaacaaatgttaatgttatcgtaattttagtaaggatgcctatttttttgaaaatgaaatatagcctatgtcactcaggaatgatgtagctttccaacagtgaaagaatttttcaaatctgccaagtagtttcggagcctattcaattcatacaaacaaacaaacaaaaaatcaaacctttcctctttataatattagtatagattaataataaaaaaaatgtttttgaaggtttcacttctaccatgtgtgaattgcacatatgtttttttttattggaccacaaaattaggacaaacacatgtcaacatcaacttacatacgaaaatataaaaaaagcggTGCCGTCCCTAGAACATGTGGACACGACCAggtctttttatataaaagtttttattactggCCAAAATTATATCagtcattgtttttttttaatatctagtGCATTCTCAGTTTAACTATTAACACAACGCTTTTTTTACAGCATTCCAAAGACAGTGCCGGCGAATGGGAGCTTCAAGATCGCCAAAAGTTGTCTTCGCTGCAGTACTTGGCTCGCATCATTCAGGCTAGAAGAGCTACTATGGGACCACAAGAAGGTTTCccataacttttttataatattgttataatatactacAAGCTGTCCCcacgaacttcgtttctccttaatacctagcctacctttttagtacccACATGAAACATTTTGCTTTGCTACCCCAGAGattgttcggttttccggaatgaatactttttaggtttttttgtGATTCTTCTCTTTATAtacctcagagttcaagttaataaaaaaatgggaGTTGATCGAAGAGGGTAGATGAAAATTAaggattgtatgtattttgtatggtgtatcataaaaaataaaaaggaaatagatagtagccgattctcagacttactgaatatgcataaataaatttaaaaggtcgagccgtttcggaggagtatatgacacgagaattttatattaattttagctGTGACAATTTCGTATTAATCGTACAAGTccagtatttgtttttaatcccCTTGACCTTGTAATATGGCAAATggacaacaaaataatataatcctgtaaaatgtgtttaaatattgatttaggtACAAACAACGCCAGCACAGAGAAGGTGTCCGAAGAAGTTCTACGCTCTTTGAAGTTCTTGCGGGCGACGGCCGCTTGGAGGTCTAACGCCCAATATCTTCTGGAGATCGAGATGAATGAAACGGGTGAGAGGTTTTGGACGTTATaactatttcttataaattcaATCGAGTCTGATAAATTGTTTTCCTTATTAACGCATGATAATTTACATAGTTCTAACAAACGCCTGAACAGGTCTTCATAAATTTTGGCTTAGAG is from Pieris rapae chromosome 7, ilPieRapa1.1, whole genome shotgun sequence and encodes:
- the LOC110994603 gene encoding protein rogdi → MNDNEKEEAANLKEEFEWVLREDVHAILHQLHTVLVECAHRFPVPLYGNEGQKQDKFILTSQPEQLKCILTLTGDSITHADISFKVLRQMHLMCRTSINQDGPWKLQQIQDAANHLQQAIGYIDNVDKHYVFRSSEEVLHIIQCLIGSLQRARTALVLPKKKAIDELMKSRNMTALSPNLPEDLAISFYIQSSKLVFVAYQLSSVHGTMRIDSCQADCAVPWLSDVLFMLTAALHMCQQLKDKLCVFSQYKDFTVGSRSASTVFN